In the genome of Levilactobacillus yonginensis, the window TAGAGATTGGTCTAGCTTAAAAGTAGGAAACGTGTGCGCTGAGAAGTCTTGAGTTTACGGCTTGTTCCTCAAATTTAGGCCCATTATAAGGGGGATTGATTTAAATGCAGTCTAATTCGCGGTGGACAGTAGCTTTGGCTAAGCAATATAGTTTAGCAACCATGAAAAAGATTCCATACGTCATGATAATTGTTTTATTAATATGTATCGCTTTGATGTTAGCTGGTCGTGCGTCTTGGGGATTTAGCCTAATTGGGTTGGATTTTTTTATGTTTGCGGACTACTTGTCTGTTAAATTGGCACAGAAAAATATCAATTTTATCCTTAGCATTTTGATAGGAGCCCTAGTTTCCTTCATCGTATTTGGGATAATTACCTTAGCTTTGGGTTTATTATTTAAATGGTGATACAAAAAAGACCATCTAGGAAGGTATTATGAGGGTATCTTCTTTGATGATCTTTTTTTTGTATAGGAATATTCCAATGGAATGTAGGAACGAGAATAAGCGTAACACGGGAGTATCAGAAATTACAGAAACTTCTCAATGATATAGATAAGAAGGGTAACCTAAGAACGCCACTGGAACACTTAATTGTAACTAATAAAATTAGTCGTTTTCAGTGATTACATTAGGGTAGGCCTAAGTTAAACAAAATGAGCTGGAAGGGAAAATATATGTTTTTTTCAATATTTTTAGGATTAGTTTTGTTATCAGTTGGGATAATCTTAATTGCATTTCTATCCTCATTGATTTCATGTTAATTTAAAGCTATGAGATACGTTCTAAGACGTTTTATAACAACTTGAATATAAATATACGTGAGTAAGATAGAATGGCTTAAAAGAGCTTAGAATTGATTACAGAAAGAAATGATAACATGTGGTTAAAAATTTTTGGCATTATTCCAATGATAATGTTTATAGTTGCGTTGTTCTTAATTGGGATTGTTGGGTTAGCAATCATGATTTGGCTTATCGTTGAGTAAGACGTACCAGCTTAATGATATGAACCGAGTGACAAAACTAGATTAAAATTTAAGGCATTTCATTTACACAAGATTCTTGACGCTACCTAAAATTTTAGATTTTACGCTTGACCTAAAATCAAAAAGAAGAGGTAAGGGTCAAAAGATAATTCAACAGCGATCAAGTAAAAGGAAGCACAAAGAAAGTAAAGCAGAGCTTACACAAAAAATTCAAAAACAGTTAAAAGACTTTGCTAAACACAATCCAGAAGTTAAGCCAAAAAACAATCCTGAAAATAAAAACGATTGGCCTAGTTATTAGGTTGATCGTTTTTTAATTTATCCGGTTTATGGGCGTTGACATAGTCAGCGAATGTTTTTAAAAGTTCTTCGGTTTGTTCGACCGAGAGGTTATTAGCTTGAAAGTACTTTTCTAATAAAGCCCCTTTTTGAATTAATCGGCGAAAACGGGCTTTTCGTGCTTGTCGATTTTCATAATACTTAAATTGGCGTAACTTAAAATCTTCCCGCTCAATTTTTTGTTTTAAACGCGCTTGTTGTTCAATTAGTTTTTCATATTGATTAGGCATGGAATTCCCCATCTCCTATGACTAATGATCTACGGACTTTTCCATTAAAAACTCGGATACTTTTTTGGATAAGGACTTGATATTGTCATTAGATAAATTAGCATAATCTAAATTGGCTTGACTGATGATTTGTTTACCTAGCCGTTGTTCAATCTTATTTTTTTCGTCCTTAATTTTTTGATTAAGGGCTTTTAATTTAGCTTCTTGTTTTTCTAAGTTACTTTGAGACATAACGATCCCTCCAATCATATTAGAAATAATCACCGAAACTATATCATATAGGAAACGTTAAGTCAAAGTATAAAATTTGAAATAGCGAAGCGGAAGGCATACACTAAATTAAAGTTAAGAGAATCAGAAGACCGAGTGAAACGAGGTTAATGCGCACTTACACCCCACTAAATTCTTGTGGGGTAAATCGTGATAAAATCCTGTATTAGAAGTCGCCGATGGCGACAACAAAGTCAAAATCCATAGAATCAAAGGAAGGCGGTGACTGACATGGCAATCTTTCATATGAGTTTTAGTAATATTAGTGCTGGTAAAGGACGAAGTGCGATTGCCAGTGCTGCTTATCGAAGTGGTGAAAAGCTATTTGATGATAAGGAAGGTCGCCACTATTTCTATGCCCGATCGATCATGCCAGAAAGCTTTATTTTGACGCCAAAAAATTCACCGGAATGGGCGAGTGATCGAGAACAGTTGTGGAATGAAGTTGAAAAGAAAGATCGTAAATCAAACTCACGGTATGCAAAAGAGTTTAACGTGGCTTTACCGGTAGAATTAAGTGAATCCGAACAGAAAGAGTTATTGACAAAATATGTGCAAGAAAATTTTGTTGATGAGGGCATGGTAGCCGATGTGGCAATTCATCGCGATCACCTAGATAATCCGCATGCCCATGTGATGTTAACTAACCGCCCATTTAACCCAGACGGAACATGGGGAATTAAGAGCAAAAAGCAATATATTTTAGATGAGAATGGCAATAAAACATATACCGGAACTAGCAAGTACCCTAAGAGTAGAAAGATACTGATGGTCAATTGGGATAAGAAAGAAAAAATAATTGAATGGCGTCATAATTGGGCAGTTAGTGTCAATCAGGTTTTAGAGCAAAAAAATATTCCGGATCGGATCAGTGAAAAATCATTTACTGAGCAGGGAATAGATGATACACCAACCCAACACGAGGGAATTAATAGTAAGCGGTATGAAAGAAAAGAATTTAACCAACAAGTAAAGAACTATCGCAAAGCCAAAGCCAGTTATAAAAACAACCAAGAAAAAGCAATCAATAGAGGTCACTTAGATAGCCTAAGTAAACACTTCTCGTTTAATGAAAAACGGGTGGTCAATGAGTTAAGCCATGAACTGAAAACTTATATCAGTTTGGAGAGTTTAGATGATAAACGGCGCATGCTATTTAATTGGAAAAACAGCACCTTAATTAAACATGCAGTTGGTGAAGATGTGACTAAAGAATTATTGACAATTAACCAACAAGAAAGCTCATTAAAAAAGGCAGATGAACTCTTAAATAAAGTGGTCGATCGCACTACGAAAAAACTTTATCCAGAGCTTAATTTTGAACAGACCACACAAGCTGAAAGACGAGAATTAATTAAGGAAACCGAAAGCGAGCAAACAGTTTTCAAAGGCAGTGAATTAAACGAACGTTTAATGAATATTCGTGATGATTTATCTGCCCGACAATTATTGACCTTTACCAAACGGCCATACGTTGGCTGGAAGTTATTAATGCAACAAGAAAAGGAAGTCAAAATCGAGCTTAAATATACGCTGATGATTCATGATGATAGCTTAGAAAGTCTAGAACACGTTGATCAAGGTCTACTAGAAAAGTATTCACCAACCGAGCAGCAAAAGATTACTCGAGCAGTCAAAGACCTACGGGCAATCATGGCCGTTAAGCAAGTCATTAAAACGCAATACCATGAAGTATTGAAAAGGGCCTTTCCCAAAGGCGATTTAGATGGATTGCCATTGATTAAACAGGAACAGGCCTATACAGCCGTGATGTACTATGATCCAGCTTTAAAGCCGTGCAAGGTTGAAACAATCGCACAGTGGCAGGAAAACCCACCGAGGGTTTTCAGTACCCAAGAACATCAACAAGGACTAGCTTATTTATCGGGACAGCTTAGCTTAGATCAGCTAGAGAATCATCACTTACAACGGGTTTTAAAGCATGACGGCACTAAACAACTCTTTTTGGGTGAATGCAAAGCCGATCCGATGATTAAAAACAGTCAGATTGAGAAAATCCAAAAGCAGTTAAAAGAGCAACAAGCCAAGGACGACCAGTATAGAAAAGCAAATATGGGGCATTATCAACCGCTAAATTATAAGCCAGTTAGTCCAAACTACTACTTAAAAACGGCCTTTAGTGACGCAATCATGACTGTTCTATATGCTCGTGATGAAGATTACCAACGGCAAAGACAGGCGCAAGGTTTAAAAGAGACTGAGTGGGAAATGGCGAAAAAGCAACGGCAACACCAAACTCGAAATCGGCATGAAGATGGGGGCATGCACTTGTAATCGGAATAAAAAATGCACCGTTAAACCTGGTTAAAAGCGGCTGAACAAGGCAGAACAGAATTAGAACAGAAGCTCAATCATAAGGAGTGAACGAACATGACCACTGTTATCTTAGCTGAAAAACCCAGTCAAGCCCGTTCATACGTCCAAGCCTTTCAAAAGAGCAAAAAAAACAGGGTTACTATACGGTTAGCGACCCTGTTTTGCCCGCAAATACGCTTGTGACGTATGGTCTCGGACATTTAGTTGAACTAGCCACACCGGATAAATATGATCAGAAATATCAGCAATGGGCCTTATCTAATTTACCGATTTTCCCCGACCAATACAAGTTTGAAGTGCCAGCTAGTAAAAAGCCCAATTCAAGGTCGTTAAAGACCTGTTAACAAAAGCCGATACCATTATTGTGGCCACTGATAGTGGTCGAGAAGGGTCAAATATCGCGTGGTCGATCATGAACCAAGCGCATATTGATGTTAAGTCGAAAAAGATTAAGCGCCTTTGGTTGAATAGCCTAGAAAAAGACGCGATTATTACCGGATTCAAAAATCTTGGTGATTGGCACAAAGACTATCTGGCTTATAAAGAAGCCCAAACTCGTCAAATTAGCGATTGGTTGATCGGTATGAATGGTAGTCCCTTATATACTTTGTTGTTGAGACAAAATGGGGTGCGCGGGGTGTATTCAATTGGTCGCGTGCAGACGCCAACCTTGTATATGGTCTATCAAAGAGACCAGACAATCAAAAACTTTAAGCCGGAACCCTATTTTGAACTAAGTGCGGAAATTTTAGCTAATCAGCAAAAATTCGCCGCAAAATTAGACCCCTATCAACGGTTTAAAGACGAAGCAGGGCTAATGACATTCATGCAAGCTAAACACGTTCAGAAAGGCTCACAGGACGGTTTAATCAAGGACGTCCAAAAACAAGGTAAAAAGCGTGCTAGTCCCCAACTATTCTCGCTATCCAGTCTGCAAAGTGCCATGAATAAACGGTATCATGCCAGTGCCAGCCAAACCTTAGCGGCCATTCAGAGTTTATACGAAGCCAAGTTTCTTAGCTATCCCCGAACCGATTGTGCTTATATCACTGATGAAGAATTTGAGTATTTAGTGGCTAATCTGACGAAGTATCTGGGGTTAGTCTCTAGGCAAGTCACTTTAACCAATACCACCCCGAATAAACGTTACGTCAATGGGAAAAAGGTTGAAGAACACTACGCTATTATCATGACTAAAGTTGTGCCGACGAAAAATCAATTAGCGGCCTTACCTAAATTACAGCAACAGGTCTATGACTTGGTTTTAAGAACGACGTTAGCGATGTTTGCTGATCCGTACGAGTACGAAGAAACCACCATTATCACCCAGGTTGGCGACGCCAATTTTAAAGCAACCGGTAAGGTGCCAACTAAGCAAGGTTGGCAAGCTTTATTTGATGATCACAAAGCCGACCATCAAGAGGCAACCACCCTACCGCTCGTTCACCAAGGCGACCAAGTTCAAGCAAATCTGCAAACGCCGCAAAAAGAAACGACACCACCGGTACCCTTTACCGAAGGTACCCTGATTACGGCAATGAAGACAGCCGGCAAAACGCTTGATGACGAAGAAGCCCAGGCGATTCTCAAAGATGTGCAAGGCATTGGGACAAGTGCGACCCGGGCCAATGTGCTGGAAGTGTTAAAAAAACGCGGCTATTTGGTTACTGAAAAGAACAAGCTCCACGTCAGTGAAGCGGGAATTACTTTATGTAAAGCGGTCGAACTCGAACCCTTGCTAACTAGCCCAGAAATGACGGCTAAATGGGAGCAAGCGTTACAACAAATCAGTACCGAAGAACGCACCCCGGATAACTTTTTGAGCCAGATCAAGAAATTTGTGGCCAAGTTGATTGCTGAGGTCCCCGCGCAATTGACTGGCAGTTCAGCCATTAAGCAACAAATCAATCACCAACAGCAAGCGCAAAAAGCCGCCGAAGTCTTCTTAGAAACACCGCAAGCGACCGTTTTAAATAAACAGAAGTTTTACATTGTGAAGCCTAAGCAAGGCGAAGACTTTACCTTACCCAAGAAATGGAGCAGCAAAACCCTCGGTAAAACTGCAATCAAAGCCTTAGTCACCAAGGGTGAAACCAGCAAACTAAAGGGATTCAAGAGCAAAAAAGGAAAGTCGTTTGACGCCAAGTTAAAGCTTGACGGCCATAAATTAAGTTTTGATTTTGATTAGACCTTACCCTACCGCCCTTCACGTTGTTCCAGTTGGTGAACCCGTCATTTAGGTTTACTTTTTTAAAATCAAAAGTAAACCTAAACAATAGGTAAGATTAGCAAAGCAAAGGAGATCATAAAATGGATAATAAATTAGCAGTCATTGGGAGTGAATTACCAGTTTTGCAGGCTAAAGGAACCTACAAGTATTTAAAAGAAATCACTGGTAACGGCGCTTATTATCAAGTAGCCTGGCAAAAATTGTCTGACGGTTACGTTGCCCTTTATGGCACGGCCTCAATTCAAACGAAAGTGGCCCCCATACTGAATGATATTTTTGAAGATGAGGAGGGGTAGACAATGCCGAGTAAAGCAGACGTTAAAGCCTGGAAAGCACAATTAGTCGCTCAGGCTGAACAACAAATCCTAAAATTAACCGATAGTAGCCAATTTAAAAAGTATCTCAATACCCTGGCTAAATTCCATCATTATAGCACTAGAAACATTGATTTAATTTATGCGCAAAATCCGCAAGCCACTCAAGTCGCCGGTTTTAAGCAATGGCAGACGGCTTTTAACCGCACCGTCAACCGGGGCGCAAAAGCGATTCGGATTGCGGCCCCGATTATTAAGAAGTTAACACCAGCCGAGCAACAGCGTCTTGATACTACCGACGAACGGGCCATTGTCGGTTATCGTTATCTACCCGTCTTCGATGTGTCACAAACTAGCGGTGAACCAGTGTTAAGTGCTAAAGACTTTGTCAAAGAAAATTTGGCCGATCATCAGAATGTAACGAGCTTGTATAACGCGTTCAAAGACTATCTCAACCAGCAACCCGACCTTAAAGTCAGTGAAGTTCCTTTAGCGACGCTAAATGGGGCTAAGGGGTATTTTCAACCCAGCACTAATGAAATTGTTATTGGTAGTGATGAATCCGATAATGCTTTAAAATTGAAGACGTTATATCACGAATATGCGCATAGCCAGCTACACGGATTAAAATCAGCCTTTAAAGATCGGCCACGAGTCTATCAGGAAACCCAAGCCGAAGCGATCGCGTATGTTGCCATGCAAAATATTGGCGTTGATACCAGCAACTACTCACTCGGTTACGTGGCCACCTGGGCCAAAGATAAAGCCGTAATCCATAGCGCTTTAAGTGAGATCCAGCAAGTGAGCAACAAAGTGATTGAGCTTAGCGATGGCTTAACCAAACAATTAGGCTTACAAGAAGCCCAAAAAGAGCCTGAGCATGATTTAAAAAAGCTATCAGCCCATGATCTTAATAAGTCCTATCAAGGCTTACAACAACAAGTTCAGCAAGCAACTAATTCACAACAAAAAGCACAATTTAAAAACCAGTTACATGAGATACACGAAGAAATCAGTGAGCGAACGCAAAAGCAGCTACAAGCATTTGCTAAAAAGAATCCAGAAATTAAACAACCAGATTCTGAACCCGATCAAAGTCTAAAACGTTAGCCAGTTTTTAAAGGGCATGCTATAATGGAGACAGAAAAAGGAAGCCCCGCCGAAAACAGGACTTCCCACGCAAGCCGCTTCAAAGGCGGTGGCATAATTACAAAACTATATTAATGTCGTCCCGTAACTCGCCAAAGTTATAATCGGGGCGGCTTTTTTATTTGTGGTGCTTGTCGATATAGCTGAGGAGCGCGATTAAAAACGTGCCAAACAGCAACATCAACGAGAGTGTCTGGAAGACGCTCATTGACTGTGAAACCTTCCTGAAGATTATTCCATGTTCCCATGGGCCTCACCTCACAAGGGAAAAGACAGCCACCGCCCTTAAAACTTCCTGCGTAATCTATTATACAGGTGAATTAAGTATTGACCAAGCACAATAAAAATAGATCATGGAGTTTCATAGGATCCTAAATTTGATCAAATTAAGAATCAGCAAAACATCTTTTGTAGATACCCTTTTTTGAGTTCCTGGAGTTTTTCAAGCTTACGCTGGTTGACTGCGATGAGGTTATCGAGCTTAGTTAAAAATTCCCCAATCTTGATTTGCTCTGTTCTCTCTGGTGCCGATGTTTTGATTCTGCTCAGTAAAGGATATTTCAAATTCCACGTATCAGACGTAAGCCCTTGTGAATTTCGTTGAAATATTTGTTTCATCTCTGTTTGCTTGAATTGATAACCGAAGAATGTTGAACTCTCCCCATTGGCCGGAACAAGGACCGTATACGCAGGGCTCACAATGCCATCATATTTGGAAACGCCGCTGGCAGCCTGCCACATACGCATAGAATTATATGCAATATCGTCTTTCTTTACAAGGCAAATTACAAGTTTAATCCGAACAAGCCCGGAATCTTTCAATGGCAGTCTGTTGATGATGTATTTTTAATGGTCGTTGATTAATTAGTTCAAGTGCTGCTAGGATCTCATCAGTCGTTACTTGGCTAAAATTGGTCTTTTTCGGGAAGAACCAGCGTAACCGTCTATTAAAATATTCATTGGAACCTCGCTCCCATGGTGAATATGGATGGCAAAAATAAACTTTGATCTGATAATCCTGTTCTAAGGCCTGATAATTGGCAAACTCTTTACCATGATCAACAGTAATGGATTTTACTTGGGGACCGAAGGCCCCCATAAACTTGCTAAAGGCGGTGTTTAGAGCCTTAGCCGTTCTATTAGGGGCTTTGATGGCCCATAGAAGTCGGGTCTTACGTTCTACGAATGTAACCAGACATGATCGTGACTCACTTCGACTAGAAAGCACCGTATCTACTTCCCAATGACCAAAAGCTAACCGTTGATTAACAGTTGTTGGCCGTTGTTCGATGGAAGTCCCACTTGTAAATTTCCCACGATTTTCGCTCACTCGGTGCTGGCGGACATTCCGATTGGGTAGATCAGTCAATTTGAAGGGGAGCCAGCCACGATTAAGCCAATTATAAATTGACGCAGTGCTCAAGTTATAAGCGGCCGCAATGGTTTCTGGTGACCAGGTTAATCGTAAGTGATTGGTAATTAAAGTCGCTAATGCTG includes:
- a CDS encoding ArdC-like ssDNA-binding domain-containing protein; the encoded protein is MPSKADVKAWKAQLVAQAEQQILKLTDSSQFKKYLNTLAKFHHYSTRNIDLIYAQNPQATQVAGFKQWQTAFNRTVNRGAKAIRIAAPIIKKLTPAEQQRLDTTDERAIVGYRYLPVFDVSQTSGEPVLSAKDFVKENLADHQNVTSLYNAFKDYLNQQPDLKVSEVPLATLNGAKGYFQPSTNEIVIGSDESDNALKLKTLYHEYAHSQLHGLKSAFKDRPRVYQETQAEAIAYVAMQNIGVDTSNYSLGYVATWAKDKAVIHSALSEIQQVSNKVIELSDGLTKQLGLQEAQKEPEHDLKKLSAHDLNKSYQGLQQQVQQATNSQQKAQFKNQLHEIHEEISERTQKQLQAFAKKNPEIKQPDSEPDQSLKR
- a CDS encoding putative holin-like toxin, which translates into the protein MSVFQTLSLMLLFGTFLIALLSYIDKHHK
- a CDS encoding restriction endonuclease subunit S, yielding MKDSGLVRIKLVICLVKKDDIAYNSMRMWQAASGVSKYDGIVSPAYTVLVPANGESSTFFGYQFKQTEMKQIFQRNSQGLTSDTWNLKYPLLSRIKTSAPERTEQIKIGEFLTKLDNLIAVNQRKLEKLQELKKGYLQKMFC
- the mobQ gene encoding MobQ family relaxase, yielding MAIFHMSFSNISAGKGRSAIASAAYRSGEKLFDDKEGRHYFYARSIMPESFILTPKNSPEWASDREQLWNEVEKKDRKSNSRYAKEFNVALPVELSESEQKELLTKYVQENFVDEGMVADVAIHRDHLDNPHAHVMLTNRPFNPDGTWGIKSKKQYILDENGNKTYTGTSKYPKSRKILMVNWDKKEKIIEWRHNWAVSVNQVLEQKNIPDRISEKSFTEQGIDDTPTQHEGINSKRYERKEFNQQVKNYRKAKASYKNNQEKAINRGHLDSLSKHFSFNEKRVVNELSHELKTYISLESLDDKRRMLFNWKNSTLIKHAVGEDVTKELLTINQQESSLKKADELLNKVVDRTTKKLYPELNFEQTTQAERRELIKETESEQTVFKGSELNERLMNIRDDLSARQLLTFTKRPYVGWKLLMQQEKEVKIELKYTLMIHDDSLESLEHVDQGLLEKYSPTEQQKITRAVKDLRAIMAVKQVIKTQYHEVLKRAFPKGDLDGLPLIKQEQAYTAVMYYDPALKPCKVETIAQWQENPPRVFSTQEHQQGLAYLSGQLSLDQLENHHLQRVLKHDGTKQLFLGECKADPMIKNSQIEKIQKQLKEQQAKDDQYRKANMGHYQPLNYKPVSPNYYLKTAFSDAIMTVLYARDEDYQRQRQAQGLKETEWEMAKKQRQHQTRNRHEDGGMHL
- a CDS encoding IS30-like element ISLsa1 family transposase, whose translation is MGTSTLSRFQRGALAQLVNEGNKSYQVMADALGVAKATISYELDRVKPYDPELAQQDADRKRRNCGRRSMLTAALATLITNHLRLTWSPETIAAAYNLSTASIYNWLNRGWLPFKLTDLPNRNVRQHRVSENRGKFTSGTSIEQRPTTVNQRLAFGHWEVDTVLSSRSESRSCLVTFVERKTRLLWAIKAPNRTAKALNTAFSKFMGAFGPQVKSITVDHGKEFANYQALEQDYQIKVYFCHPYSPWERGSNEYFNRRLRWFFPKKTNFSQVTTDEILAALELINQRPLKIHHQQTAIERFRACSD